The genomic window GCCCTGCGCGCTTTCGACAATTTGCGCGGCTTCGGCGGCGCGGCTGGCCTCTGGGTCGCAAACGAATGTCACGGCCACGTCAGGTTGCTCGACGAATACGCGGAGTAAATTCTTTGCCTGCCCGCCGCAACCGATCCAGCCCATCACGATTTTGTTTTGTGCCGCATTGGCAGGCGTCGCCGGTTGATCCTCTGCCCGGGCACTCCCGCTAAGCCGCGTGGCGGCCATTGCTACCGCACCCAGGCTGGCTTGCTTGAGAAAATCGCGACGCTGGGACTCTGTCATGTGACATCTCCTGAGAAACGCACGGTGGCCATGGGCGAAGGCAACTGAGGATGGCGCGCTCCCAGCGTAACCCCTAGCCAAGAGCAGTTCAAAGGGTCTTCGGGCTGCGCCCCCGCGACCCGGAAAACTGGCGACGCCCCGCTGGCCCGGATAGACTGGCCTGTTGGGGCGCAACGTACGTGTCGAACCGACGCGCGCGACATCGTGAGGTCAGGCGGCGCATGATTCGGAATTGCCAGATCGTTGTAATGGGTGTGCTGTGCTCGCTATCCCTAACGGCGGTCCCCAGCTACGCTCCCACAAACGCACGCGCCGCCGAGAGCGTGGCGGCGAGCGAACTGTGGTCCCTGGCGCCGGTCAAAAAGCCGGCGCTTCCCGAGGTCAAGCAGGCGGATTGGTGCGTTACGCCGATCGATCGTTTTATTCTCGCGCGGCTGGAAGCGGACGACTTGCTGCCGGCTCCGCCGCTGTCGCGAGAACGCCTGATTCGCCGGGTCTATTTCGACGTGTGGGGCCTTCCGCCATCACCGGAAGAGGTGCGGGCGTTTCTGGCCGACAACTCGCCGATGGCTTACGAACAGCTTGTCGATCGGTTGTTAGCCAATCCTCATTTCGGCGAGCGCTGGGCCCGGTACTGGCTCGACGTGGTTCGCTTTGCCGAAACCAACGGTTACGAGCGTGATGCCGAAAAGCCGGGCGCCTGGCGCTATCGCGATTGGGTCATTCGCGCGATCAATGAAGACATGCCCTACGACCGGTTCGTGCTCGAGCAGTTGGCAGGCGACGAGTTGCCGGACGCCAATGACGCCACTCTTGCCGCCACGGGGCTGTTGCGCGTGGGGACTTTCGACGACGAGCCCAACGATCCGCTGGTCTACAAGTACGAGCAGCTCGACGACCTGATCGGCGCTACGTCGACGAGCTTCCTTGCGTTGACATTGAAATGTGCCCGTTGTCACGACCACAAGTTCGACCCACTTTTGCAAAAAGATTATTACGCGTACCTGAGTTTTTTCGTCGCCGGCCAGGCCGCCGAGAACAAAGAGATTCTGGGATATACCGATGGCGGGCGCGAGGCCGATCCGGTGAAGCTGTTAGGCGGGGGAGACCCGCGCCGCGAAGGGGCTGTTGTGCCGGCGGCATTTCTATCGGTCCTGCCAGAATTGGCACGCCCTATCGAACCGCCCCCCGCCGAGGCGAAAACTACGCATCGGCGCACGCAATTGGCGCGCTGGATCGCGGACCCGGCCAATCCGCTGACGCCGCGCGTGGCGGTGAATCGGTTGTGGCTGAATCATTTCGGCGAGGGGCTATGCCGTACGCCCGATAATTTTGGCGTGATGGGAACCGCCCCCACGCACCCGGAACTGCTTGACTGGCTGGCTGCGGATTTTATCGAGAATGGCTGGCAGGCCAAGCGGCTGCACAAGATGATCCTGATGTCGAGTGCCTACCGGATGGACTCTATTCACCCGCGGCAGGCGGAGTACGCCACGCGTGATTTCGCCAACGAGCATTGGTACCGCGCCAATCGCAAGCGTCTGGAGGCAGAGCCGCTGCGTGACGCGATGCTGGCGGTAAGCGGGCGATTGAATCCTCAGTACGGCGGACCCAGCTTTTATCCCACCGCCACCCGCGAAGCGTTGGAAGGCCTTTCCAAGAAAGGGGCCGAGTGGAAGGAGTCCTCGCCCGAGGAGCAAAGCCGTCGCAGCATTTATATGTTCACAAAGCGGTCGCTGCTATTGCCGTTGATGACGGTTTTCGACTTTGCCGATACCACGCAGCCCTGCGCCCAGCGAAATGTCTCGACCGTCGCACCGCAAGCACTGGCGCTTTTGAACAACGATTTTGTGCATGCGCAAAGCGACGCCTTTGCCACACGCCTGGTGCGCGAAACTGGTGCCGATAAAGGGACGCAAATCCAGCGTGCCTGGTGGCTGGCGCTGCAACGTGCCCCGGCCGACGAGGAACAGAAGTTCGCGCTTACGCATCTTATGCAGCAACGTGATCGATTTGCCTCCGCAGGGGGCACTTCGTCAGACCCCGATCAATTGGCGTTGGCGTCGCTATGCCATGTGCTGTTGAACCTGAACGAGTTCATCTATGTCGACTGAAGATTCCCCAGTCGCGAATTTCGCCAGGCGAATGCAGCCGGGATTGTTCCCGTGCGGGCAGTCGCGCCGCGAGTTCGTGTGGCAAATGGGGGCCGGTTTCGCCGGTGTGGCGCTTTCGAGTCTGTTGGGTGCCGACGGTTTCTTCGCACGTCATGCACAGGCGGCCGAGGGCAGCCCGGCAGCGACCAGCCCACTGGCCCCACGGCCGTCGCACTTCCCGACGCGCGCCAAGAGCTGCATTTTCTTGATGATGAACGGCGGGCCGAGCCACGTCGATACTTTCGACTACAAGCCAGAGCTGGCGAAATATGCCGGCCAGACGCTGCCGCCCAACAAGAAGTTCACGAACTCGGGCAATCGCAAGATGGGCTTCTTGACGCCCGCCTGGCGACCTTTCCGGCCAGGCGGAGAGAGCGGCCTGATGATCTCGGACTATTTTCCACGCGTCCGCGAGCATGCCGATAAGCTGGCTCTGCTTCGCTCGTGCCATACCGACAGCCACGCGCATGGCTCGGCGCTGGTGGCGATGAACACCGGCAAGACATTGATCGGTCGCCCGTCGCTTGGTAGCTGGGCCGTTTATGGGTTGGGGACCGAGAATCAGAATCTACCTGGCTATGTGGTTATCCTCGACAAACGCGGGGGACCGATCAGCGGTCAACCGAACTGGGCCAACGGCTTCATGCCGAGCACGTACCAGGGGACGCTTTTTCGTCCCGTGGGCGATCCCGTGCTGGATCTACGCGGGCCGGGCCACATCAGCACGGAAACTCAACGGGAGCAACTCGACCTGCTGGCGAAATTGAACGAGCAACATCTGCGCGAGCGGGCCGGCGCCAGCGAATTGGCGGCGCGGATCGCCAGCTACGAACTGGCCTACCGTATGCAGTCCGAAGTGCCCGAGGCCGTAGATTTGAAGCAGGAGTCGCAAGAAACGCTCGACCTGTACGGTGTGGGCCAGCAGCCGACCGATGAATATGGCCGCAATTGCCTGGTGGCGCGCCGGCTGGTGGAGCGTGGCGTTCGATTTGTGCAGCTCTACAGCGGTGGCGGTCACTTGGAAGAAACCTGGGACGCGCATGAAAGCGTCGAAAAGAATCACGGCCGGCATGCGGCCGAGGTCGATCAACCGATCGCGGCCTTACTAACAGACCTGGCGCGGCGCGGGCTGTTGGAAAGCACGTTGATTTTGTGGGGCGGTGAATTCGGACGCATGCCCTTTGCCGAAGGGGAAGGGGCGCCGGGTCGGAATCACAATCCTTACGGCTTTACGATGTGGCTGGCCGGCGCCGGAGTTAAGGGAGGCACATCCTACGGTGCCACCGATGACTTTGGCTTCGAGGCGGTCACCGACAAAGTTCACCTGCACGATATCCATGCCACACTGTTGGCCCTGATGGGCATGGACCACGAACAGTTGACGTACTTTCATCAAGGGCGCGACGAGCGTCTGACAGATGTCTTTGGCCGCGTGGTACGCGAAGTCATGGCCTAGCCGGTGGATCGTTGAGACATGCGCAATAGGCCGGCAACCAGGCGACAGTTCCTGAAGCGATCCACGTTCGCAGCGGGTGGGCTGTTTTTGGCCGCGCCCGTCGGTGCGTCGCGACTGGCGATGGCTGCCGAAACAAGCCGCACGGCCGCCAACGTCATCACCGGTAAAGACCCACGCTTGATCGTGCATAGCGCAGAACCCGCCGAGTTAGAGACGCCGCTTGCTCTGTTGCGCGAGCACAGCATTACGCCCGATGCACTGTTGTTCGTACGCAACAACCAGTCTTTGAGCGGGGCGATGAATCTCCTTCCGCTTGAAGCCGGGGGTTGGCCGGTCGAAATCACGGGGCTCGTCGAACGGCCAGGTTCGATCAATGTCAGCCAGCTGAGCCAGATGCAGCAAATCGAACAAGAACTCGTGCTGCAATGTTCGGGAAATGGGCGAGCAATGTTCTCGGCGGCGGCTCCGGCCAAGGGGGCACAGTGGCAGTGCGGCGCCATGGGCAACGTGCGCTTTGGCGGCGTGCCGCTGGTCAAGGTGCTGGATCGGTTGGGGCTGAAAATCGATCCCCGGGCACGCTTCGTCACAGCCGAGGGGCGTGACGCGCCAGCCAAGGCAGGCGATCCTGATTTCGAGCATAGTATTCCGCTGGAGGATGCGCTGTCCCGTTCCTTTGTGGCGTTAACAATGAATGGCGCGCCGATTCCTGCGGCACATGGAGGGCCGGTCCGTTTGGTGACACCGGGCTACTACGCCACGATGAATGTCAAATGGCTCGGCCGGTTGCGCTTCGAGGAGACAGAGACAGCGAACTACCACCAGGTGCGTCGATATCGCACGCCCAGAGAGCCGATTCCCGTTGGTAGTGAATTCACGTACGGCTTGCAGAACAGTGAGCCCAATTGGCGAATGCGAACCAAGAGTGTCATCTTCGCGCCGCTCGAGGGGGAGCGCGTGGCCGCGGGCGACGTCGACATTCGTGGGGTTGCCTGGAACGACGGCGCTACACCCATCGAAACCGTGCTTGTTTCGACCGGAAATGACATGGCCTGGCGGCCAGCCAGAATCGTAACTGCCGGCGGACCGTACGCATGGCAACACTGGAGTCTGTCGTTGGATTTGCAGCCGGGAGAATATCGGCTGTCGGCTCGCGCGGTCGACGCGTTGGGACGCACGCAGCCGCTATCTCCGGCAGCTCATTGGAACCCTGCCGGTTATGCGTTCAACGGCGTGCATAGCGTCAAAGTTATCGTGCGCTAGAATACGTTGCGCCAAAAAATCGCGTCGGAGCCAGGGAATGGACGACTGTTCGACCTCGGGCGTGGTGTCGTCGTAGCGAAACCGCAAACGAGCATTTTCATGTCGCGGCATACGGCCTTCGTGATCGTTTCCAGCGTGATTCTGACGATGGTTGCCTCGGCGCGGGCCGACGAGCCGTTGACGGCTGCTGTGCCGGATCCGTCTTGGGATGCGGTGTTCGATCGCGCCGACGGTTGGATCGGCGGTGACGCCATCTACACGACGCCGCTGCCCCCTGGCGACGTTCTATGGCTGTTCGCGGATTCTTACATCGGACGGGTGCGCGACGGGCGCCGTCAGCCGGGCACGCGCATGGTGAATAATGCGCTCGCCAGGCATGCCATTTCAAAGACGGTGGGGCCGCCGGATCCGCAGATGGTG from Pirellulales bacterium includes these protein-coding regions:
- a CDS encoding DUF1549 and DUF1553 domain-containing protein, which encodes MIRNCQIVVMGVLCSLSLTAVPSYAPTNARAAESVAASELWSLAPVKKPALPEVKQADWCVTPIDRFILARLEADDLLPAPPLSRERLIRRVYFDVWGLPPSPEEVRAFLADNSPMAYEQLVDRLLANPHFGERWARYWLDVVRFAETNGYERDAEKPGAWRYRDWVIRAINEDMPYDRFVLEQLAGDELPDANDATLAATGLLRVGTFDDEPNDPLVYKYEQLDDLIGATSTSFLALTLKCARCHDHKFDPLLQKDYYAYLSFFVAGQAAENKEILGYTDGGREADPVKLLGGGDPRREGAVVPAAFLSVLPELARPIEPPPAEAKTTHRRTQLARWIADPANPLTPRVAVNRLWLNHFGEGLCRTPDNFGVMGTAPTHPELLDWLAADFIENGWQAKRLHKMILMSSAYRMDSIHPRQAEYATRDFANEHWYRANRKRLEAEPLRDAMLAVSGRLNPQYGGPSFYPTATREALEGLSKKGAEWKESSPEEQSRRSIYMFTKRSLLLPLMTVFDFADTTQPCAQRNVSTVAPQALALLNNDFVHAQSDAFATRLVRETGADKGTQIQRAWWLALQRAPADEEQKFALTHLMQQRDRFASAGGTSSDPDQLALASLCHVLLNLNEFIYVD
- a CDS encoding DUF1501 domain-containing protein, with the translated sequence MSTEDSPVANFARRMQPGLFPCGQSRREFVWQMGAGFAGVALSSLLGADGFFARHAQAAEGSPAATSPLAPRPSHFPTRAKSCIFLMMNGGPSHVDTFDYKPELAKYAGQTLPPNKKFTNSGNRKMGFLTPAWRPFRPGGESGLMISDYFPRVREHADKLALLRSCHTDSHAHGSALVAMNTGKTLIGRPSLGSWAVYGLGTENQNLPGYVVILDKRGGPISGQPNWANGFMPSTYQGTLFRPVGDPVLDLRGPGHISTETQREQLDLLAKLNEQHLRERAGASELAARIASYELAYRMQSEVPEAVDLKQESQETLDLYGVGQQPTDEYGRNCLVARRLVERGVRFVQLYSGGGHLEETWDAHESVEKNHGRHAAEVDQPIAALLTDLARRGLLESTLILWGGEFGRMPFAEGEGAPGRNHNPYGFTMWLAGAGVKGGTSYGATDDFGFEAVTDKVHLHDIHATLLALMGMDHEQLTYFHQGRDERLTDVFGRVVREVMA
- a CDS encoding sulfite oxidase, producing the protein MRNRPATRRQFLKRSTFAAGGLFLAAPVGASRLAMAAETSRTAANVITGKDPRLIVHSAEPAELETPLALLREHSITPDALLFVRNNQSLSGAMNLLPLEAGGWPVEITGLVERPGSINVSQLSQMQQIEQELVLQCSGNGRAMFSAAAPAKGAQWQCGAMGNVRFGGVPLVKVLDRLGLKIDPRARFVTAEGRDAPAKAGDPDFEHSIPLEDALSRSFVALTMNGAPIPAAHGGPVRLVTPGYYATMNVKWLGRLRFEETETANYHQVRRYRTPREPIPVGSEFTYGLQNSEPNWRMRTKSVIFAPLEGERVAAGDVDIRGVAWNDGATPIETVLVSTGNDMAWRPARIVTAGGPYAWQHWSLSLDLQPGEYRLSARAVDALGRTQPLSPAAHWNPAGYAFNGVHSVKVIVR